In the genome of Xyrauchen texanus isolate HMW12.3.18 chromosome 33, RBS_HiC_50CHRs, whole genome shotgun sequence, one region contains:
- the zgc:171971 gene encoding DNA-directed RNA polymerase III subunit RPC4, with product MSEHGDGDSEASSSANFRPSFSPGRGLPGRISLNPPPPGRLTSLRSRDLTLGGYKKKTFLPNVHSVRKTKDELQEETRIPPKKERREREDRQRERRRREKPQTIQSHSIFEQGPADTYRKHGSWGSSSLSDCDPALVTKCIKKEKKNTEDDDNEILQKLQRDDFLDDPGLKNDPKRRPIRLPLHQSCSFLSTEAANAFKEDAVSDYALKSSRAENKNPLQVRGASMCPQQPTIGELFEQLSVSDKEELLFIQLPDTLPGQPKTTSPEKMRKEDNKPEDKRSLHVKALDQTDKATMPLLSDFSEGLIGKLQIRKSGKVQLVMGNVTLDVSEGAAFSFLQQLVCVRLSEGLTGDMTVLGNITHKLVCSPDFETLLQEAKLPPDPRSASKS from the exons aTGTCTGAACATGGCGATGGGGATTCAGAGGCAAGTTCATCTGCCAATTTCAGACCATCATTTTCTCCAGGTAGAGGACTGCCAGGCCGGATATCACTGAATCCACCTCCTCCTGGCAGACTGACCTCTCTGCGCTCCAGAGACCTGACCCTGGGTGGATATAAGAAG AAGACGTTTTTACCCAATGTTCACTCTGTTCGCAAAACTAAAGATGA GTTACAGGAGGAGACTCGCATTCCACcaaagaaagagaggagagaaagggaagatagacaaagagagagacggCGACGAGAAAAGCCACAGACTATTCAGTCTCACTCCATCTTTGAGCAGGGACCTGCAGACACCTACAGGAAACATG GTAGTTGGGGTAGTTCTAGCCTAAGTGACTGTGACCCCGCACTTGTCACAAAGTGCATTaaaaaggagaagaagaatactGAGGATGATGATAATGAAATTTTACAAAAACTCCAACGAGATGAT TTTTTGGATGATCCTGGATTAAAAAATGATCCAAAGCGAAGACCAATAAGACTTCCACTCCATCAGTCATGCAGCTTTTTGTCAACAGAGGCAGCTAATGCAT ttaaAGAAGACGCCGTGTCCGATTATGCACTGAAATCATCCAGAGCCGAGAACAAAAACCCACTTCAAGTGAGAGGTGCATCCATGTGCCCGCAGCAGCCAACAATTGGAGAACTTTTTGAACAGCTAAGTGTTTCAGATAAAGAAGAACTACTGTTTATTCAGCTTCCTGATACCTTACCTGGTCAACCCAAAACCACCAGCCCGGAGAAGATGAGGAAGGAAGATAACAAGCCTGAGGACAAACGCTCATTGCATGTTAAAGCACTG GATCAGACTGATAAAGCCACTATGCCTCTATTGTCCGACTTCTCAGAGGGTCTAATTGGAAAACTTCAGATTAGAAAGTCTGGGAAAGTCCAGCTGGTGATGGGAAATGTTACATTAGATGTTTCGGAAGGAGCCGCCTTCTCTTTCCTACAA caACTTGTTTGTGTGCGGCTGTCAGAAGGTCTGACTGGGGACATGACCGTGCTGGGAAACATCACACACAAGCTGGTTTGTTCCCCTGATTTTGAGACTTTACTGCAGGAGGCCAAACTGCCACCTGACCCCCGCTCTGCCTCCAAGTCCTGA
- the LOC127626999 gene encoding transcription factor A, mitochondrial-like isoform X2 encodes MKYVQEMQPNFIRQNPGVKNVDIVRKIAQQWRNLTPEQKQPFQDASLTAREQYKLAVEKYKAQLTPAQSAAIAVERRQKMAKRKAIRKKKELNALGKPKRPRSAFNIFMAEHFEEARGTTMQAKMVSLTDDWKMLNIPQKQIYMQLAEDDKVRYKNEMQSWEEHMTEIGREDLVRRKARRPKKATATKDRKNKSKVTALKAKAPKKKTAVKKAASGTNAEKTVKSTKK; translated from the exons ATGAAATATGTGCAGGAGATGCAGCCCAACTTCATCAGACAAAATCCAG GAGTGAAAAACGTGGATATTGTTCGGAAGATTGCACAGCAGTGGAGAAATCTGACTCCTGAACAGAAGCAG CcatttcaggatgcatctttaaCAGCTAGGGAGCAGTACAAGCTTGCTGTGGAGAAATACAAAGCCCAGCTCACCCCGGCACAGTCTGCTGCTATTGCAGTGGAGAGGAGACAGAAGATGGCCAAAAGAAAAGCAATTAGGAAAAAGAAG GAGCTGAATGCTCTTGGCAAGCCCAAACGCCCCAGGAGCGCCTTTAACATCTTCATGGCAGAGCACTTTGAGGAAGCGAGAGGAACTACTATGCAG GCGAAGATGGTGTCACTGACAGATGACTGGAAGATGCTCAACATCCCACAGAAACAA ATTTACATGCAGCTGGCAGAAGATGACAAAGTCCGTTACAAAAATGAAATGCAATCGTGGGAGGAGCACATGACAGAGATCGGAAGGGAAGACCTCGTTCGGAGGAAAGCGAGGAGGCCCAAGAAGGCAACAGCCACCAAAGacagaaaaaataaatccaaagtCACAGCGCTGAAAGCAAAAGCGCCGAAAAAGAAAACGGCTGTAAAGAAAGCTGCTTCTGGAACAAATGCTGAAAAGACTGTGAAGAGCACCAAGAAGTGA
- the LOC127626999 gene encoding transcription factor A, mitochondrial-like isoform X1 — MMAPFSLLSVGANVLLKSLGLFSATSAVRCSCVVPVIKCFSTTTGIPPKRPLTAYMKYVQEMQPNFIRQNPGVKNVDIVRKIAQQWRNLTPEQKQPFQDASLTAREQYKLAVEKYKAQLTPAQSAAIAVERRQKMAKRKAIRKKKELNALGKPKRPRSAFNIFMAEHFEEARGTTMQAKMVSLTDDWKMLNIPQKQIYMQLAEDDKVRYKNEMQSWEEHMTEIGREDLVRRKARRPKKATATKDRKNKSKVTALKAKAPKKKTAVKKAASGTNAEKTVKSTKK, encoded by the exons ATGATGGCTCCATTCAGTTTGCTGTCAGTCGGTGCTAATGTTCTGCTTAAGTCTCTGGGTTTGTTCTCCGCTACATCTGCTGTGAG GTGCTCATGTGTAGTTCCAGTGATAAAGTGTTTTAGTACCACAACAGGGATTCCACCTAAGAGACCACTCACAGCATACATGAAATATGTGCAGGAGATGCAGCCCAACTTCATCAGACAAAATCCAG GAGTGAAAAACGTGGATATTGTTCGGAAGATTGCACAGCAGTGGAGAAATCTGACTCCTGAACAGAAGCAG CcatttcaggatgcatctttaaCAGCTAGGGAGCAGTACAAGCTTGCTGTGGAGAAATACAAAGCCCAGCTCACCCCGGCACAGTCTGCTGCTATTGCAGTGGAGAGGAGACAGAAGATGGCCAAAAGAAAAGCAATTAGGAAAAAGAAG GAGCTGAATGCTCTTGGCAAGCCCAAACGCCCCAGGAGCGCCTTTAACATCTTCATGGCAGAGCACTTTGAGGAAGCGAGAGGAACTACTATGCAG GCGAAGATGGTGTCACTGACAGATGACTGGAAGATGCTCAACATCCCACAGAAACAA ATTTACATGCAGCTGGCAGAAGATGACAAAGTCCGTTACAAAAATGAAATGCAATCGTGGGAGGAGCACATGACAGAGATCGGAAGGGAAGACCTCGTTCGGAGGAAAGCGAGGAGGCCCAAGAAGGCAACAGCCACCAAAGacagaaaaaataaatccaaagtCACAGCGCTGAAAGCAAAAGCGCCGAAAAAGAAAACGGCTGTAAAGAAAGCTGCTTCTGGAACAAATGCTGAAAAGACTGTGAAGAGCACCAAGAAGTGA
- the LOC127626789 gene encoding ubiquitin-conjugating enzyme E2 D4-like has product MALKRIQKELQDLQRDPPAQCSAGPVGDDLFHWQATIMGPSDSPYQGGVFFLTIHFPTDYPFKPPKVAFTTKIYHPNINSNGSICLDILRSQWSPALTVSKVLLSICSLLCDPNPDDPLVPDIAHIYKSDKEKYNRLAREWTQKYAM; this is encoded by the exons ATGGCATTAAAGAGAATACAGAAG GAGCTTCAAGACTTGCAAAGGGACCCTCCTGCACAGTGCTCCGCTGGACCTGTTGGGGATGACC TGTTTCACTGGCAGGCCACTATTATGGGACCT AGTGACAGCCCATACCAAGGTGGAGTCTTCTTTCTCACAATTCACTTTCCTACAGACTATCCCTTCAAGCCACCAAAG GTAGCGTTTACAACAAAAATCTACCATCCAAACATTAACAGTAATGGAAGTATTTGCTTGGACATTCTGAGGTCACAATGGTCTCCAGCACTTACAGTTTCAAAAG TTCTATTGTCCATATGTTCTTTGCTTTGTGATCCAAATCCTGATGACCCCTTAGTCCCAGACATAGCACACATCTACAAATCAGACAAAGAAAA GTACAACAGACTAGCAAGAGAATGGACCCAAAAGTATGCAATGTGA